The Micromonospora krabiensis genome window below encodes:
- a CDS encoding nucleotidyltransferase domain-containing protein → MGVDEAFDEFQKTVDAERLQVVLARARRDIFKEAFEAESDVAEVFGSGSLRRSTQLKPIHDVDLVVVYAEDDHPDWGQPGDSAEEALDYTRGRVNALLGATNGTIDKLVRLARWRNHAVKCFIDDPDDPEAFTVDTMPALRQADGTLLIPEALSQTWVTADPEDLIRRVASHHADWAYFRPIVRVLKDWRRSVKVEGKIKSLLIEVLALECMPRSGSRAEALRAFFTAAAVRVNTPIEDPAGHCGLIQPDLDKIGLRAALEEASEIATRACEHAAAGDTDDALRAWQEIFGEDFPAPAKKKASPAVTGPALIVPRPIKDAPQG, encoded by the coding sequence ATGGGCGTAGACGAGGCGTTCGATGAGTTCCAGAAGACCGTGGACGCCGAGCGGCTGCAGGTGGTGTTGGCCCGCGCTCGGCGTGACATATTCAAGGAGGCGTTCGAGGCCGAGAGTGACGTCGCGGAGGTGTTCGGGTCGGGTTCGCTGCGCCGCAGCACACAACTCAAGCCAATCCACGACGTGGACCTGGTGGTCGTGTACGCGGAGGACGACCACCCGGATTGGGGCCAGCCCGGCGACTCGGCCGAGGAGGCCCTGGACTACACGCGGGGGCGGGTCAACGCGTTGCTGGGGGCGACCAACGGCACCATCGACAAGTTGGTCCGGCTGGCCCGCTGGCGCAACCACGCGGTGAAGTGCTTCATCGACGACCCGGACGACCCGGAGGCATTCACCGTCGACACGATGCCGGCGCTTCGGCAGGCCGATGGCACGCTGCTGATCCCCGAGGCGCTGTCGCAGACGTGGGTGACCGCGGACCCGGAGGACCTCATCCGGCGCGTGGCCAGCCATCATGCGGACTGGGCGTACTTCCGGCCGATCGTGCGCGTCCTCAAGGACTGGCGTCGCTCCGTGAAGGTCGAGGGCAAGATCAAGTCGCTGCTGATCGAGGTCCTGGCTCTCGAATGCATGCCCCGCTCCGGGAGTCGGGCCGAGGCGTTGCGGGCGTTCTTTACGGCCGCGGCGGTGCGGGTGAACACGCCGATCGAGGACCCGGCGGGCCACTGCGGTCTGATCCAGCCGGACCTGGACAAGATCGGCCTTCGGGCCGCGCTGGAGGAGGCGTCGGAGATTGCCACACGCGCGTGCGAACATGCGGCGGCCGGCGACACGGACGACGCGCTGCGGGCCTGGCAGGAGATCTTCGGCGAGGACTTCCCGGCACCGGCGAAGAAGAAGGCCAGCCCGGCCGTGACCGGACCCGCGTTGATCGTTCCTCGGCCGATCAAGGACGCCCCGCAGGGCTGA
- a CDS encoding DUF2726 domain-containing protein, whose amino-acid sequence MNEQGRLHAVLVNRYEKITDRLLSTIAAENGDRLLPKVRVADVIDVDSWPGNARWTGLAQHFDFVMVDAETSAPKFAVELDGAHHWTDPETRRRDIVKDQLAEWAGLPLLRITSDFTRRRGRWTVLNYAVGTFYLSEAFAAAQASGVIPLDEPYVPFMFCIPNGSGGFDVNALDQQARVMLDGACDAGRIPSHAPDMFGTRDPATGAIQSHAWMAVARNRYLVARARVRDFRFQGISASELASQLAIVDMADLARAWMVGEPVACDGRTLHKHMVEVQQAIDAGGLRRSETSGALEPGGPVPIKITTRFQGIRSNRPV is encoded by the coding sequence GTGAACGAGCAAGGGCGGCTGCACGCCGTGCTGGTGAATCGATACGAAAAGATCACCGACCGTCTGCTGAGTACCATCGCCGCCGAGAACGGCGACCGCTTACTGCCGAAGGTGCGCGTCGCCGACGTCATCGACGTCGACTCGTGGCCCGGAAACGCCCGATGGACAGGACTGGCCCAGCACTTCGACTTCGTGATGGTCGACGCTGAGACCTCCGCGCCGAAGTTCGCCGTCGAACTCGACGGCGCGCATCACTGGACTGACCCGGAAACCCGACGCCGGGACATCGTCAAGGACCAGCTGGCCGAATGGGCCGGCCTACCGCTGCTGCGGATCACCAGCGACTTCACGAGAAGGCGTGGCCGCTGGACCGTGCTCAACTACGCGGTAGGGACGTTCTACCTGTCTGAGGCGTTCGCCGCGGCGCAGGCCTCGGGCGTCATTCCCTTGGATGAGCCGTACGTGCCGTTCATGTTTTGCATCCCGAACGGCAGCGGTGGGTTCGACGTGAACGCGCTCGACCAGCAAGCACGAGTGATGCTGGACGGAGCGTGTGACGCCGGCCGGATCCCGTCGCACGCTCCTGACATGTTCGGGACGCGGGACCCGGCGACCGGCGCCATCCAGTCGCACGCCTGGATGGCGGTCGCCCGCAACCGCTACCTTGTCGCGCGAGCCCGGGTCCGTGACTTCCGGTTCCAGGGCATCTCCGCGAGCGAGCTGGCCAGCCAACTCGCTATAGTCGACATGGCCGACCTTGCTCGTGCGTGGATGGTCGGAGAGCCTGTGGCGTGCGACGGCCGTACGCTGCACAAGCACATGGTCGAAGTGCAGCAGGCGATCGATGCGGGTGGCTTACGCAGATCAGAGACAAGCGGCGCCTTGGAACCCGGTGGCCCCGTGCCGATAAAGATCACGACCCGGTTCCAGGGGATTCGGTCTAACAGGCCCGTGTGA
- a CDS encoding Mov34/MPN/PAD-1 family protein, which yields MTVESPVQRVHVTAAAHAVIRQECTRSQDGNETGGILLGHVHDGVAEIRVAGGPGPTAVRQPAFFLRDLGHAQQLAHDAFTRDGSIWVGEWHTHLAAAPVPSERDLATYARLLADPDLGFETVVAIIAVANPQWERPAAYAWACFGNHAVAVPLVLVTDDQRPT from the coding sequence GTGACGGTCGAGTCGCCCGTCCAGCGTGTTCATGTCACCGCCGCCGCCCACGCCGTCATCAGGCAGGAATGCACTCGCTCCCAGGACGGAAACGAGACCGGCGGCATCCTGCTCGGCCACGTCCACGACGGCGTGGCGGAAATCCGGGTCGCCGGCGGCCCCGGGCCGACGGCCGTGCGGCAGCCTGCCTTCTTCCTCCGCGACCTCGGGCACGCCCAGCAACTCGCGCACGACGCCTTCACCCGCGATGGCAGCATCTGGGTCGGCGAATGGCACACCCACCTCGCCGCCGCCCCGGTTCCGAGCGAACGCGACCTCGCCACATACGCGCGGCTGCTCGCGGACCCCGACCTCGGCTTCGAGACCGTCGTCGCGATCATCGCCGTCGCGAACCCCCAGTGGGAGCGGCCAGCGGCATACGCATGGGCTTGCTTCGGCAACCACGCGGTCGCCGTCCCCCTGGTCCTGGTCACCGACGACCAACGCCCGACCTAA
- a CDS encoding integrase core domain-containing protein, protein MNGADPASTDRGDRGAGCRKRKSPNLQPADRVVLAALSRLLPHHRWSAFFVTPATLLRWHRELVALRGTYPRARPGRPPVHKQVRDLVLRLAAENPTWGHRRIQGELLNLGHQLAASTAWKILHRAGIDPAPRRSGPTWQQFLTAQAHTILACDFFTVDTVMLKRIYVLFFVEITTREVHVVGVTAHPTGAWVAQQARNLLMGLDQRAAGLRFLLRDRDAKFTAVFDGVFAAEGIDVIKTPPRAPRANAFADRWVGPVRRECTDRILIVGERHLAAVLTEYPAHYSSHRPHRSLGQQPPNPPSGVSDLTAARVRRRPILGGLINEYSQAA, encoded by the coding sequence TTGAATGGAGCGGACCCGGCATCGACCGACAGAGGCGACCGAGGTGCGGGCTGCCGTAAAAGAAAAAGCCCCAACCTGCAACCCGCCGACCGGGTGGTGCTGGCGGCGCTGTCGCGGCTGCTGCCCCACCACCGTTGGTCGGCGTTCTTCGTCACCCCGGCCACGCTGCTGCGGTGGCACCGTGAGCTGGTCGCCCTGCGCGGGACGTACCCGCGCGCACGACCCGGCCGGCCACCTGTCCACAAGCAGGTCCGTGACCTGGTGCTGCGACTTGCGGCGGAGAACCCGACGTGGGGGCACCGCCGGATTCAAGGCGAACTGCTCAACCTCGGGCATCAGCTGGCGGCCAGTACGGCATGGAAGATCCTCCACCGGGCCGGGATCGACCCGGCACCACGCCGGTCCGGACCGACCTGGCAGCAGTTCCTTACCGCCCAGGCGCACACGATCCTGGCGTGCGATTTCTTCACGGTCGACACGGTGATGCTCAAGCGGATCTACGTGCTGTTCTTCGTGGAGATCACCACCCGCGAGGTCCACGTTGTCGGGGTGACCGCCCATCCGACCGGCGCCTGGGTGGCGCAACAGGCGCGCAACCTGCTCATGGGCCTCGATCAGCGTGCTGCTGGGCTGCGGTTCCTGCTGCGCGACCGGGATGCGAAGTTCACCGCCGTCTTCGACGGGGTGTTCGCCGCCGAAGGTATCGACGTGATCAAGACGCCACCGCGGGCACCCCGGGCGAACGCGTTCGCCGACCGATGGGTGGGCCCCGTACGCCGGGAATGCACCGACCGGATACTCATCGTCGGCGAGCGCCACCTCGCGGCCGTCCTCACCGAGTACCCGGCCCACTACAGCAGCCACCGCCCACATCGATCGCTCGGCCAGCAGCCGCCCAACCCGCCGTCGGGAGTCAGTGACTTGACCGCCGCCAGGGTCCGACGGCGCCCGATCCTCGGCGGGCTGATCAACGAGTATTCGCAGGCAGCGTAG
- a CDS encoding DUF6228 family protein, which produces MRHAPADPDELVIRCVENPDATVRLYDRYFPDEYGTGFSVELQADGMRARFSPVEVWVWDDVDLPDFVAGLADDFRGWTGKRSWSSNHLTVDASYHSRGWVDLRWTLQPWLTRADGWSASVTTWVEAGAQMSRLAGDLRRFLPDVRARQGE; this is translated from the coding sequence ATGCGCCACGCCCCTGCCGACCCCGACGAACTGGTCATCCGCTGCGTCGAAAACCCCGACGCCACCGTTCGACTGTATGACCGGTACTTCCCGGATGAGTACGGCACCGGGTTCTCGGTCGAGCTCCAGGCGGATGGGATGCGTGCGCGCTTCAGCCCTGTAGAGGTGTGGGTCTGGGACGATGTCGACCTGCCCGACTTCGTGGCGGGACTGGCAGACGACTTTCGGGGCTGGACCGGGAAACGTAGCTGGTCGAGCAACCATCTCACGGTCGACGCCAGCTACCACTCCCGTGGCTGGGTGGACCTACGATGGACACTTCAACCGTGGCTCACGCGCGCGGACGGCTGGTCGGCGTCGGTTACGACGTGGGTCGAAGCCGGTGCGCAGATGAGCAGACTCGCTGGCGACCTGCGGCGGTTCCTGCCCGACGTGCGAGCGAGGCAGGGCGAATGA
- a CDS encoding Lrp/AsnC family transcriptional regulator, whose amino-acid sequence MRWRRRRPRYRACLRRVRRLEAEGVITGYTAVVNPAKLGRGFEVLLHVDLAPMAFTAVEAFAHRIAAMDEVVELRRMFGIPDYLIRVQIADMDAYERWLTTQLLGAPAIARADSRMTMKLIKPAR is encoded by the coding sequence GTGCGGTGGCGACGGCGAAGACCTCGCTACCGCGCCTGCCTACGACGGGTACGCCGCCTGGAGGCCGAAGGGGTCATCACCGGTTACACGGCGGTCGTCAACCCGGCCAAACTCGGACGCGGGTTCGAGGTCCTCCTCCACGTCGACCTGGCGCCGATGGCGTTTACCGCGGTGGAGGCGTTCGCACACCGCATCGCCGCGATGGACGAGGTCGTGGAGCTGCGCCGTATGTTCGGTATCCCGGACTACCTGATCCGCGTCCAAATCGCCGACATGGACGCCTACGAACGCTGGCTGACCACCCAGCTGCTGGGAGCCCCCGCAATCGCCCGAGCCGACTCCCGCATGACCATGAAACTGATCAAACCCGCACGGTAA
- a CDS encoding DUF6308 family protein translates to MLTRDDHIRKAGIPNMASGKWALSRWTWQDNLMLAWYGLDTDFSVRLYRPIAGGPVQWGVDFEQPVRETPTVSTRSTCCSTLRLATAGSSVDLQETSPYGVAVTTALPEMVIDPAAAGFDGDVLAPVPVTDAARRVLAFCTEPRSGWVTYHLAARSTHTSGLFDQVTTWSLLYANALAGRVDIEDVAGFSRDRRRDFAARVAAVPEDTDLHTMDDDGVATVVNLCHFGYHGVWGPKITKMGALYRPHAVPVLDGHVAEVFGFNREGFSNKARQHGLDRRERIDKVVRALAIWIRIHRAEIAALRDAVTPTVPEIHDLPDLQLIDIVLWTSQDDKPIYRRPGQGKRWIDRPVGQHVTAEELRPEPIPAAK, encoded by the coding sequence ATGCTGACGAGGGACGACCACATCCGCAAGGCGGGCATCCCGAACATGGCCAGCGGCAAGTGGGCGCTGAGCCGGTGGACCTGGCAAGACAACCTGATGTTGGCCTGGTACGGCCTCGACACGGATTTCAGCGTTCGCCTCTACCGTCCAATCGCCGGCGGCCCGGTCCAGTGGGGCGTCGATTTCGAGCAGCCGGTGCGCGAAACCCCGACGGTTTCGACACGTTCGACCTGCTGCTCGACATTACGACTTGCCACGGCAGGGTCGTCCGTCGATCTTCAGGAGACCAGCCCGTACGGTGTCGCTGTGACTACTGCTCTCCCCGAGATGGTCATCGACCCGGCAGCGGCAGGGTTTGACGGTGACGTGCTGGCTCCGGTGCCCGTGACGGATGCAGCCCGACGAGTGCTCGCCTTTTGCACCGAGCCGCGCAGCGGATGGGTCACATACCATCTCGCCGCCCGCAGCACTCATACCTCCGGCCTGTTCGATCAGGTCACCACCTGGTCACTGCTCTACGCCAACGCGCTCGCCGGCCGAGTAGACATCGAAGACGTGGCCGGATTCTCCCGTGACCGCCGACGCGATTTTGCAGCCCGAGTTGCCGCCGTACCGGAGGACACCGACCTGCACACGATGGACGACGACGGCGTAGCCACGGTTGTCAACCTGTGCCACTTCGGGTACCACGGTGTCTGGGGGCCCAAGATCACCAAGATGGGTGCCCTGTATCGGCCCCACGCGGTTCCCGTGCTCGACGGACACGTTGCGGAGGTGTTCGGCTTCAACCGTGAGGGCTTCTCGAACAAGGCGCGCCAGCACGGCCTGGACCGCCGCGAGCGCATCGACAAGGTCGTTCGGGCCTTGGCGATCTGGATTCGCATCCACCGCGCCGAGATAGCGGCCCTGCGGGATGCCGTGACACCAACCGTTCCCGAGATCCACGACCTACCAGACCTTCAGTTGATCGACATCGTCTTGTGGACATCGCAGGACGACAAGCCGATATACCGGCGGCCCGGCCAAGGTAAACGATGGATCGACCGGCCAGTCGGCCAGCATGTCACAGCCGAGGAGTTACGGCCTGAACCGATCCCCGCAGCCAAATAG
- a CDS encoding PDDEXK family nuclease, protein MAERLTGAEFIARAREKHGDTYDYSLTRYVNSQSKVTIVCPEHGEFQQVPAKHLFGQGCASCGGRVRLTTQRFIARSRRVHGDRYDYSLVEYVNNRTRVTILCGDHGRFHQLPDGHMSGAGCPRCADRERGLARTGTTAEFLAAAAEVHGNRYFYGDVRYVNSRTKVTIICAEHGPFDQVPGSHINGVGCPACGNAQRSRRLTSSTGDFVRKAQIVHGETYDYSQVEYVRAQLKVTIGCLTHGGFRQTPNGHLSGQGCPSCAQESIARRRTDTVESFVAKALRLHGDRYDYSQVEYRHSQVKVTIVCTEHGPFRQIPSSHLVGAGCPTCGNHAIGAAKADTTVSFVRKARGVHGERYDYSQVDYARSQVAVTIVCDEHGPFRQVPNAHLSGQGCPECGFRSISAARAGSLDSFLDRAFVVHGSRFDYARVVFAGSHVKVTILCRDHGKFEQTPASHLNGSGCPSCAVEVRRIAIAGTSELFIARAVVVHGDTYDYSTVDYRNAITPVAIICPLHGRFTQVPPVHLGGSGCPRCSTSKGESAVARYLTALGLDYEHQWRDHDCRDVRGLAFDFALLDHRLLIEFDGIQHSQPVRWGSMSQEQAEAQFDAVRRRDRIKNDWAAKNGWTMLRLTDATTIEEELTSALVARGHSVPCGARKAGSATLPANTR, encoded by the coding sequence GTGGCAGAACGACTCACTGGCGCAGAGTTCATCGCCCGGGCACGCGAAAAGCACGGCGACACGTACGACTACTCGCTTACCCGGTACGTCAACAGCCAGAGCAAGGTGACGATCGTCTGCCCCGAGCACGGAGAGTTTCAACAGGTGCCGGCGAAGCACCTCTTCGGGCAGGGGTGTGCCTCATGCGGGGGCCGGGTTCGGCTGACGACCCAGCGCTTCATCGCCAGGTCCCGCCGGGTCCACGGCGACCGGTACGACTACTCACTGGTCGAGTACGTGAACAATCGGACCCGGGTCACGATCCTCTGCGGTGATCACGGGCGATTCCACCAACTGCCGGACGGCCACATGTCCGGGGCGGGGTGTCCGCGATGCGCCGACAGGGAACGCGGACTCGCGCGGACGGGTACGACGGCGGAGTTCCTCGCCGCGGCCGCTGAGGTGCACGGCAACCGGTACTTTTACGGCGACGTGCGGTATGTCAACAGCCGGACCAAGGTTACGATTATCTGCGCTGAGCACGGCCCGTTCGATCAGGTGCCGGGCAGTCACATTAACGGGGTCGGCTGCCCGGCCTGCGGCAACGCGCAGCGATCCCGCAGGCTCACCAGTTCGACCGGGGATTTCGTCCGCAAGGCGCAGATCGTCCACGGTGAAACGTATGACTACTCGCAGGTCGAGTACGTGAGGGCCCAGCTCAAGGTGACGATCGGCTGCCTTACCCACGGTGGGTTCCGGCAGACGCCAAACGGCCATCTGAGCGGTCAGGGCTGCCCTTCCTGCGCGCAGGAGTCCATTGCCCGCAGGCGGACCGACACCGTCGAGTCCTTCGTGGCGAAGGCGTTGCGGTTGCACGGCGACCGGTACGACTACTCGCAGGTCGAGTACCGGCACAGCCAGGTCAAGGTGACTATCGTCTGCACCGAGCACGGCCCGTTCCGGCAGATCCCTTCAAGCCACCTGGTCGGCGCCGGATGTCCGACATGCGGGAATCATGCGATCGGCGCGGCCAAGGCGGACACGACGGTGTCCTTCGTGCGGAAAGCACGAGGTGTCCACGGCGAGAGGTACGACTACTCACAGGTCGACTACGCGCGCAGCCAGGTGGCGGTCACTATCGTCTGTGACGAGCACGGCCCGTTCCGCCAGGTTCCCAACGCCCATTTGAGTGGCCAGGGCTGTCCCGAGTGCGGGTTCCGCAGCATCTCCGCGGCGCGGGCCGGGAGCCTCGACTCCTTCCTCGACAGGGCTTTCGTCGTGCACGGCAGCCGGTTCGACTACGCCCGGGTGGTGTTCGCCGGCTCGCATGTCAAGGTGACGATCCTGTGCCGCGACCACGGGAAGTTCGAGCAGACACCGGCCAGCCATCTCAATGGGTCCGGCTGCCCGTCGTGCGCGGTCGAGGTGCGGCGGATCGCCATCGCCGGCACCTCCGAGCTGTTCATCGCCCGAGCTGTGGTCGTGCACGGCGACACCTACGACTACTCCACGGTCGACTACCGCAACGCGATAACGCCGGTCGCGATTATCTGCCCTCTGCATGGCCGGTTCACGCAGGTGCCGCCCGTGCACCTGGGCGGGAGTGGTTGTCCCCGATGCTCGACGTCGAAGGGGGAGAGCGCAGTCGCCCGCTATCTCACCGCGCTTGGTTTGGACTACGAGCACCAGTGGCGCGATCACGACTGCCGAGACGTCCGGGGTCTTGCGTTCGACTTCGCGCTCCTCGATCACCGGTTGCTGATCGAATTCGACGGGATACAGCACAGCCAGCCGGTCCGTTGGGGCTCGATGTCGCAGGAGCAGGCCGAGGCGCAGTTCGACGCCGTACGACGTCGTGACCGCATCAAGAACGACTGGGCGGCGAAGAATGGCTGGACGATGCTGCGCCTAACCGATGCGACCACCATCGAAGAGGAGCTGACCTCCGCCCTCGTCGCCCGTGGACACTCTGTACCTTGTGGGGCTCGTAAAGCCGGTTCGGCTACGCTGCCTGCGAATACTCGTTGA
- a CDS encoding SAVED domain-containing protein, translated as MTSPEPEPAAGSLSRVGALRSGFYYQDLIAWSAALRVLQPNAGYNQLEIEVNGAGNVDDVILRAITDRHRYAQVKWAAKTADLINDGYLTGVPKKGKSLLQKFHGSWKLLRDRDDVPPSLELTTNRALDPIDPLLSLVDGRSDCLNPAARLASPNSPEGLRIDEWARHLQCDRDDVLAMLDGLVFKVGLTVSSEKDRAQALMLANGLQADNEALDRGVALIDKWVREGRRILTREDIRKEVERVNLRADDPRAVLLVQAIKREPHPDDATVVLDWVDLYDGDTPPLRRQPRDPADWATMSNDIDQAVDTLTVQGNNDIVLRGFMRQATFFTVGARLAQVSGTTITYLQNGVAWTSNAKHVPVSAPDDVTTTVGNGNELAVAIGMSVDPTTAVSRHVTDANLPIDRILTLLPADGAHDQSVAGAGEAVAYAQALRNAIRQDLECKPAARVHIFLAGPGGLALLLGHRWNRVAQTTVYEDLGAGRGYVPAFEVDA; from the coding sequence ATGACCTCGCCCGAACCCGAACCTGCCGCTGGCTCGCTGTCCCGTGTCGGAGCATTGCGATCCGGGTTCTACTACCAGGACCTCATCGCCTGGTCAGCCGCCCTGCGCGTCCTCCAGCCCAACGCCGGGTACAACCAACTGGAGATCGAAGTCAACGGGGCCGGCAACGTGGACGACGTCATCCTGCGCGCCATCACCGACCGTCACCGCTACGCGCAGGTGAAGTGGGCGGCCAAGACCGCCGACCTCATCAACGATGGCTACCTGACCGGCGTGCCGAAGAAGGGCAAGTCGCTGCTGCAGAAGTTCCACGGAAGTTGGAAACTGCTGCGTGACCGAGACGACGTCCCGCCGAGCCTGGAACTGACCACCAACCGCGCTCTCGACCCGATCGATCCGCTGCTAAGCCTCGTCGACGGACGCTCCGACTGCCTCAACCCGGCGGCACGCCTCGCAAGTCCTAACTCTCCGGAGGGGCTCCGCATCGATGAATGGGCGCGCCACCTGCAATGCGATCGCGATGACGTGCTCGCGATGCTCGACGGACTCGTGTTCAAGGTCGGCCTGACCGTCAGCAGTGAGAAGGATCGCGCACAGGCACTCATGCTCGCTAACGGACTTCAAGCCGACAACGAGGCCCTTGATCGCGGTGTTGCCCTCATCGACAAATGGGTACGCGAAGGCAGGCGAATCCTCACTCGCGAGGACATCCGCAAGGAGGTGGAGCGAGTGAACCTGCGCGCCGACGACCCTCGCGCCGTACTTCTCGTCCAGGCGATCAAGCGCGAACCGCACCCCGACGACGCCACCGTCGTCCTCGACTGGGTCGACCTTTACGACGGCGACACGCCACCGCTGCGACGCCAACCACGCGACCCAGCCGACTGGGCGACCATGAGCAACGACATCGACCAAGCCGTCGACACCCTCACCGTCCAGGGCAACAACGACATCGTCCTACGCGGCTTCATGCGCCAGGCCACCTTCTTCACCGTCGGCGCACGCCTCGCCCAGGTCAGCGGCACCACCATCACTTACCTGCAGAACGGCGTTGCCTGGACGTCGAACGCGAAACACGTACCGGTCTCCGCCCCCGACGATGTCACGACCACTGTCGGCAACGGCAACGAACTGGCCGTGGCCATCGGCATGAGCGTCGACCCGACGACCGCGGTCTCCCGACACGTCACCGACGCGAACCTCCCGATCGACAGGATTCTCACTCTGCTGCCCGCCGACGGCGCACACGATCAGTCCGTCGCCGGCGCCGGCGAGGCCGTCGCCTATGCCCAGGCGCTACGCAACGCTATCCGCCAAGACCTCGAATGCAAGCCCGCCGCTCGTGTCCACATCTTCCTCGCCGGGCCCGGCGGCCTTGCGCTTCTGCTCGGACACCGGTGGAACCGGGTTGCCCAGACAACGGTCTATGAAGACCTTGGCGCTGGGCGTGGCTACGTCCCGGCGTTCGAGGTCGATGCCTAA
- a CDS encoding HesA/MoeB/ThiF family protein: protein MVPREGVDRLRAAGSHGSATFRVSDAENVGYLCAISVKEGLTLPVGMTPRTHFLNSGEARQGGFWYRATADLHVHGMAAGHRQSALTVAYFAEQVRSGFKNPGRSDYIALTYAPNAEIDHPGAGVAEFAAWLVTADGVKPLDVACEPQVVGDAQLVPQWPVDPLAAATVTVVGTGSIGGATVHALADYGVGRLVLVDPDRLLWHNLVRHVSGPAQVGKMKVFALRDDLEKLRPDIHIEPHALDVIRDADKVRPLLARSDLVVCTADGVAPRRVVSHLARRAGLEAVLACVLEDGGIGEILRLRPWPDRGCLVCQRQALTDAGAIDPEPALDAGYGTGTRHRPMTAVGSDLHLVGQLAAKAAVATLLECAGHPDQRLPGDHGLLALRPKPGWPPPFDLARAGELRWLDARPPVSGCPTCEEP from the coding sequence ATGGTCCCGCGCGAGGGCGTTGACCGACTGCGTGCCGCGGGCAGCCACGGAAGTGCGACCTTCAGGGTCTCCGACGCCGAGAACGTCGGCTACCTGTGCGCGATCTCCGTGAAGGAGGGGCTGACCCTCCCCGTAGGGATGACGCCGCGTACGCATTTCCTGAACTCCGGCGAAGCTCGCCAAGGGGGCTTCTGGTACCGAGCCACAGCGGACCTCCACGTCCATGGGATGGCCGCGGGACACCGCCAGAGCGCGCTGACCGTCGCGTACTTCGCCGAGCAAGTACGCTCCGGGTTCAAGAACCCGGGCCGCAGCGACTACATCGCGTTGACGTATGCGCCCAACGCGGAGATCGACCATCCGGGGGCCGGGGTCGCCGAGTTCGCGGCCTGGCTCGTGACCGCCGACGGCGTAAAACCCTTGGACGTGGCGTGCGAACCGCAGGTCGTCGGCGACGCGCAACTCGTCCCTCAGTGGCCGGTCGACCCGCTGGCCGCAGCAACGGTAACGGTCGTCGGGACCGGCAGTATCGGTGGCGCTACGGTGCACGCCCTCGCCGATTACGGCGTAGGCCGGCTGGTGCTCGTCGACCCGGACCGCCTGCTGTGGCACAACCTCGTGCGTCACGTCAGCGGCCCGGCGCAGGTCGGCAAGATGAAGGTCTTCGCCCTCCGCGACGACCTTGAAAAACTGCGGCCCGACATTCACATCGAGCCGCACGCTCTCGACGTCATCCGCGACGCCGACAAGGTTCGACCGCTGCTGGCCCGCAGCGACCTCGTCGTGTGCACCGCCGACGGTGTCGCCCCGCGCCGGGTCGTCAGCCACCTGGCCCGCCGCGCCGGGCTGGAGGCCGTACTCGCCTGCGTGCTGGAAGACGGCGGGATCGGTGAGATCCTGCGGCTACGGCCGTGGCCGGACCGGGGCTGCCTGGTCTGCCAACGGCAGGCTCTCACCGACGCCGGAGCGATCGATCCCGAGCCCGCCCTGGACGCCGGCTACGGCACCGGCACCCGCCACCGGCCTATGACCGCGGTCGGGTCGGACCTCCACCTGGTCGGCCAACTCGCCGCCAAGGCCGCCGTCGCCACGCTCCTGGAATGTGCAGGCCACCCGGACCAGCGGCTGCCCGGCGATCACGGACTGCTCGCGCTCCGCCCGAAACCAGGCTGGCCGCCGCCGTTCGACCTGGCCCGCGCCGGAGAACTGCGCTGGCTGGACGCTCGCCCGCCCGTATCCGGCTGCCCGACCTGCGAGGAACCGTGA